The following proteins are co-located in the Nocardia bhagyanarayanae genome:
- a CDS encoding MFS transporter, with product MTATVAATGQQSESFSHQKRGRWLDHWEPDNLKFWESGGKLTARKNLIFSVFAENLGFSVWVIWGTVVTSMGAAGFDFLAGLGKGNPTAVSNALLLTSTPTLVGAALRIPYTFAIPKFGGRAFTAFSAAMLLIPTLGLAYFVNQPGTPMWVFMVLAALAGFGGGNFSSSMANISFFFPEGKKGAALGINAAGGNLGVAQTQLVLPLLITLGTHLTAKDPAGYRFGITLSVLVWVPFILIATFGALRYMDSISTAKSDGKSYKLALTNRHTWVMSFLYIGTFGSFIGFSFAFPTLIKANFPDLAKIGWITTLGNLAFLGAFVGSFSRPFGGWVSDKVGGAKITVIVFSGMAVAVAAIMAALELKSFPLYLVAFLALFVLTGIGNGSTYRMIPSIFNAEAKKYASEHGMDIAEASASAKRQAGAAIGVIGAIGASGGYLLQQALRLSNINFGSMAPAFWAYSAAFIVMAGVTWFFYLRSSFAIGRIPSLAYAKV from the coding sequence AGTTGCTGCCACCGGCCAGCAGTCGGAATCGTTCAGCCACCAGAAGCGTGGCCGCTGGCTGGACCACTGGGAACCGGACAACCTGAAGTTCTGGGAATCGGGCGGAAAACTGACCGCACGCAAGAACCTGATCTTCTCGGTCTTCGCCGAGAACCTCGGCTTCAGCGTGTGGGTCATCTGGGGCACCGTGGTCACCAGCATGGGCGCCGCGGGCTTCGACTTCCTCGCCGGGCTCGGCAAGGGCAACCCCACCGCGGTGAGCAACGCCCTGCTGCTCACCTCCACCCCGACGCTCGTCGGTGCGGCGCTGCGCATTCCGTACACCTTCGCCATCCCGAAATTCGGCGGGCGCGCATTCACTGCGTTCAGCGCGGCCATGCTGCTGATACCGACCCTCGGCCTGGCCTACTTCGTGAACCAGCCGGGCACCCCCATGTGGGTGTTCATGGTCCTCGCGGCGCTGGCCGGCTTCGGCGGCGGCAACTTCTCCTCCTCGATGGCCAACATCTCGTTCTTCTTCCCGGAAGGGAAAAAGGGCGCGGCCCTCGGCATCAACGCCGCCGGCGGCAACCTCGGCGTCGCGCAGACCCAGCTGGTGCTGCCGCTGCTGATCACGTTGGGCACCCATCTCACGGCCAAGGATCCGGCGGGCTACCGCTTCGGCATCACGCTCTCGGTGCTGGTCTGGGTGCCGTTCATCCTGATCGCCACCTTCGGCGCCCTGCGCTACATGGACAGCATCAGCACCGCGAAGTCCGACGGCAAGTCCTACAAGCTGGCGCTCACCAACCGGCACACCTGGGTGATGTCGTTCCTCTACATCGGGACCTTCGGTTCCTTCATCGGCTTCTCCTTCGCCTTCCCCACCCTGATCAAGGCCAACTTCCCCGACCTGGCCAAGATCGGCTGGATCACCACCCTCGGCAACCTGGCCTTCCTCGGCGCCTTCGTCGGCTCGTTCAGCCGCCCGTTCGGCGGGTGGGTCTCCGACAAGGTCGGCGGCGCGAAGATCACCGTGATCGTCTTCAGCGGTATGGCCGTCGCTGTCGCCGCGATCATGGCGGCGCTCGAGCTGAAGAGCTTCCCGCTCTACCTGGTCGCCTTCCTCGCGCTGTTCGTCCTCACCGGCATCGGCAACGGCTCCACCTACCGCATGATCCCGTCCATCTTCAACGCGGAGGCCAAGAAGTACGCCTCCGAGCACGGCATGGACATCGCCGAAGCCTCGGCGTCGGCCAAGCGACAGGCGGGCGCGGCGATCGGCGTCATCGGCGCGATCGGCGCCTCCGGCGGCTACCTGTTGCAGCAGGCACTTCGCCTGTCCAACATCAACTTCGGCAGCATGGCGCCCGCCTTCTGGGCCTACTCGGCGGCGTTCATCGTGATGGCGGGGGTCACCTGGTTCTTCTACCTGCGTTCCTCGTTCGCCATCGGCCGCATCCCCTCGCTGGCCTACGCCAAGGTGTAA